The Thiogranum longum genome includes a region encoding these proteins:
- a CDS encoding branched-chain amino acid transaminase, with product MSMADRDGVIWYDGKMCPWRDATTHVLTHTLHYGMGVFEGVRAYDAEQGTAIFRMRDHTDRLFRSAHILQMPMPFDKDTINQAQLDVVRENGLSSAYLRPMCFYGSEGMGIRADNLKVHVIVAAWEWGSYLGKENLEKGIRIRTSSYTRHHVNITMCKAKANGNYMNSMLALQEALTCGYDEAMLLDAEGYVAEGSGENIFIVRNGVLYTPDLTSALEGITRETIMTLAQEQGLEIREKRITRDEVYVADEAFFTGTAAEVTPIREVDNRTIGNGGRGPITETLQTLYFDQVHGRREDYPEWLSLVG from the coding sequence ATGTCGATGGCCGATCGTGACGGTGTCATCTGGTATGACGGAAAAATGTGCCCCTGGCGTGATGCGACCACGCATGTGCTCACCCACACCCTGCACTACGGCATGGGTGTGTTCGAGGGTGTGCGCGCCTACGATGCCGAGCAGGGCACGGCAATTTTCCGCATGCGGGACCATACCGACCGGCTGTTCCGTTCTGCGCATATCCTGCAGATGCCCATGCCTTTCGACAAGGACACCATCAACCAGGCGCAGCTTGATGTGGTGCGTGAGAACGGTCTGAGTTCTGCTTACCTGCGGCCGATGTGTTTTTACGGTTCCGAGGGTATGGGTATCCGCGCTGACAACCTGAAGGTGCACGTGATTGTCGCAGCCTGGGAGTGGGGCTCTTACCTCGGCAAGGAAAACCTGGAAAAGGGTATCCGTATCCGCACCTCGTCCTATACCCGCCATCACGTCAACATCACCATGTGCAAGGCAAAGGCCAACGGTAATTACATGAATTCCATGCTGGCCTTGCAGGAAGCGCTGACCTGCGGTTACGACGAGGCCATGCTGCTGGATGCCGAAGGCTATGTGGCGGAAGGTAGTGGCGAGAATATCTTTATTGTGCGTAATGGCGTGTTGTATACCCCTGACCTGACTTCCGCGCTGGAAGGCATCACCCGCGAAACCATTATGACGCTGGCTCAGGAGCAGGGGTTGGAGATCCGCGAGAAACGCATTACACGTGATGAGGTCTATGTGGCGGATGAGGCTTTCTTTACCGGTACGGCCGCCGAAGTGACGCCAATCCGTGAAGTGGATAACCGCACCATCGGTAACGGTGGTCGCGGCCCGATTACCGAAACACTGCAGACCCTGTATTTCGACCAGGTGCACGGCCGTCGTGAGGATTACCCCGAGTGGCTGTCGCTGGTCGGATAA
- the glnE gene encoding bifunctional [glutamate--ammonia ligase]-adenylyl-L-tyrosine phosphorylase/[glutamate--ammonia-ligase] adenylyltransferase: MARKIKKPAQTAPWADLPEILRDLAKQRWERYSAAAEAENARQTRDPALQRCQCRLFAISEFVADLCIRRPQRVVDLLDSGDLLADSWPGVLSARVREKLEGCPDEPTLRRVLRQTRQREMLRIAWRDLAGWAPLQETLADLSDLADACIAGALERLNDWQAAETPPPLRENGRQPVSLVVLAMGKLGAHELNFSSDIDLIFTYPDARPARKRGALSPEQYFTRLGQSLIQALSNHDADGFVFRVDMRLRPYGSAGALVCSYEALEEYYQSQGREWERYAMIKARPVSGDAESQRELMELLRPFVFRRYLDFQAFDALRDLKRQIRNEVERRDQQDNIKLGPGGIREIEFIAQAFQLVHGGREPRLRQRRVLDVLPALVDLKLLPGPSAAQLESAYHFLRRSENHLQALHDSQVHHLPESETERAQLALSMDYPDWKRYVAALNGHRRRVETQFERVFDSPQHEAPDEDDPLRNLWLERCNRDEALQLLKETGYDDPEEALRRINQLRQGTAPRHLGVQGRVRFDALVPMVLGAVARQPEPACVLGRLVNVLEHIAGRTTYLALLQEHPLVLSQLVRLCAASAWIADQIARFPMLLDQLLDPRSLYTPLSRNELEVELERRFSDIEHSDLELQMDRLRQFHHAMVLRVAAADIAGAAKVMVVSDELTAIAEVVLEKVLSIARAEMRRRHGEPRCRVRGKQRPVAFAVIGYGKLGGIELGYGSDLDLVFLHDSSGSVQRTNGQKPVDNAVFFTRLGQRMIHMLETFTSVGVLYEVDMRLRPSGNSGMLVSSVEAFEDYQLNEAWTWEHQALVRARLVAGDRALEKPFGRVREKVLAACADQPDLCEQVRDMRERMRQELGSAGSGFHLKQDPGGIVDIEFMVQYLVLRWSKAHPALLGHTDTINLLKVLAREGLLKSAYAQILIEAYQQYRSVLHRLTLAEARPVIEDDRLERLRNKIVKLWRELMEE, translated from the coding sequence GTGGCGCGAAAAATAAAAAAACCTGCACAGACAGCCCCCTGGGCTGATTTGCCGGAAATCCTGCGTGATCTGGCGAAGCAACGCTGGGAGAGGTACAGCGCGGCTGCAGAGGCAGAAAATGCGCGCCAGACGCGCGATCCGGCCCTGCAGCGCTGCCAATGTCGTTTATTTGCCATCAGTGAATTTGTGGCCGACCTGTGTATCAGGCGTCCGCAGCGGGTCGTGGATTTGCTCGACAGTGGTGACCTGTTGGCTGATTCCTGGCCCGGGGTCCTGTCGGCGCGGGTGAGAGAGAAACTGGAGGGCTGCCCGGATGAGCCAACGCTGAGGCGGGTTCTGCGCCAGACCCGACAGAGAGAGATGCTGCGCATCGCCTGGCGTGACCTGGCCGGTTGGGCGCCGCTACAGGAAACGCTCGCCGATCTGTCCGACCTGGCCGACGCCTGTATTGCGGGTGCGCTGGAGCGGCTCAACGACTGGCAAGCCGCTGAAACCCCGCCGCCGTTGCGGGAAAACGGCCGCCAGCCGGTGTCGCTGGTGGTGCTGGCGATGGGCAAACTGGGCGCACACGAACTGAACTTCTCCTCCGATATTGATTTGATATTCACCTACCCGGATGCGCGCCCGGCACGCAAGCGCGGTGCGCTCAGCCCGGAACAGTACTTCACCCGCCTGGGCCAGTCGCTGATCCAGGCGCTGTCCAATCACGATGCCGATGGTTTTGTGTTCCGCGTCGATATGCGCCTGCGCCCTTACGGCAGCGCCGGTGCGCTGGTGTGCAGTTACGAGGCGCTGGAAGAGTATTACCAGTCGCAGGGCCGTGAGTGGGAACGCTATGCCATGATCAAGGCGCGCCCGGTCAGCGGCGATGCCGAGAGCCAGCGTGAACTGATGGAATTACTGCGGCCGTTTGTATTCAGGCGTTACCTGGATTTTCAGGCGTTCGATGCATTGCGCGACCTCAAGCGCCAGATCCGCAACGAGGTCGAGCGTCGCGACCAGCAGGACAACATCAAACTGGGGCCGGGTGGTATTCGCGAGATTGAGTTCATTGCACAGGCCTTCCAGCTGGTGCATGGCGGGCGCGAGCCACGGCTGCGCCAGCGTCGTGTGCTGGATGTGCTGCCGGCGCTGGTGGACCTGAAGCTGTTACCCGGGCCAAGTGCTGCGCAGCTGGAATCGGCCTACCACTTCCTGCGCCGCAGCGAGAACCACTTGCAGGCCCTGCATGACAGCCAGGTTCACCATCTGCCCGAATCCGAGACTGAGCGCGCTCAACTGGCCTTGTCGATGGATTACCCGGACTGGAAACGCTATGTGGCCGCCCTGAACGGGCATCGCCGCCGGGTTGAAACACAGTTCGAGCGGGTCTTCGATTCACCACAGCATGAAGCCCCCGACGAGGATGATCCGCTGCGCAACCTGTGGCTGGAACGCTGCAACCGCGACGAAGCGTTGCAGTTACTGAAGGAAACCGGCTACGACGATCCGGAGGAGGCGTTGCGCCGCATCAACCAGCTGCGCCAGGGCACGGCACCGCGCCACCTCGGCGTGCAGGGCCGCGTGCGGTTCGATGCCCTGGTGCCGATGGTGTTGGGTGCCGTGGCGCGCCAGCCCGAACCCGCCTGTGTGCTGGGTCGGCTGGTCAATGTGCTGGAGCATATTGCCGGGCGTACGACCTATCTCGCGCTGTTACAGGAGCACCCGCTGGTGTTATCGCAACTGGTGCGCCTGTGCGCGGCCAGTGCCTGGATCGCGGACCAGATCGCCCGTTTCCCTATGCTGCTGGATCAATTGCTCGACCCGCGCAGCCTGTATACGCCGCTGTCACGCAACGAACTGGAGGTCGAGCTGGAGCGCCGCTTCAGCGATATCGAGCACTCGGACCTCGAGCTGCAGATGGACCGTCTACGCCAGTTCCATCACGCCATGGTGCTGCGTGTCGCCGCCGCCGATATTGCCGGTGCTGCAAAAGTCATGGTGGTGAGCGATGAATTGACGGCTATCGCCGAAGTGGTGCTGGAAAAGGTACTGTCCATCGCGCGGGCAGAAATGCGGCGTCGTCACGGTGAGCCGCGCTGCAGGGTGCGGGGTAAACAGCGTCCTGTAGCGTTTGCCGTGATTGGTTATGGCAAGCTGGGTGGTATCGAACTGGGCTATGGGTCCGACCTCGACCTGGTATTCCTGCACGACAGTAGTGGTAGTGTGCAGCGTACCAATGGCCAGAAACCGGTCGATAATGCGGTGTTTTTCACCCGTCTTGGGCAGCGCATGATTCATATGCTGGAGACGTTCACCTCGGTGGGGGTGCTCTATGAGGTGGATATGCGCCTGCGCCCGTCAGGGAATTCGGGGATGTTGGTCAGCAGTGTCGAGGCATTCGAGGATTACCAGCTCAACGAGGCCTGGACCTGGGAACACCAGGCGCTGGTGCGGGCGCGGCTGGTGGCGGGAGACCGTGCACTGGAAAAACCTTTCGGCAGGGTGCGTGAGAAAGTGCTGGCGGCGTGCGCGGATCAGCCCGACCTGTGTGAGCAAGTGCGCGACATGCGTGAGCGTATGCGCCAGGAACTGGGCTCCGCGGGCTCGGGGTTTCATCTCAAACAGGACCCGGGAGGTATCGTTGATATCGAATTTATGGTGCAATACCTCGTCCTGCGCTGGAGCAAGGCCCACCCGGCACTGCTGGGTCACACCGACACCATCAATCTGCTGAAGGTGCTGGCGAGGGAAGGCCTGCTCAAGTCTGCGTATGCCCAGATCCTGATCGAGGCCTACCAGCAATACCGCAGCGTCCTGCACCGCCTGACGCTGGCAGAGGCGCGGCCGGTCATCGAGGATGATCGGCTGGAGCGGTTGCGCAACAAGATCGTGAAACTATGGCGCGAGTTGATGGAAGAGTGA
- a CDS encoding RNA polymerase sigma factor, whose amino-acid sequence MISNLCKNRQFKRELSDYRENLYRIAYSWCHNPALADDLVQETMSKALKNSGQLRDPKTLRAWLYRILSNCWRDHFRRSRDTVDIDDVILIEKDTPELCHDRQMIINSVRRAIEHLPMGQRQVISLVDLEGCTYIEVAGILDVPIGTVMSRLSRARKALKAKLLNDEIRQDPDNVCHIGTVK is encoded by the coding sequence GTGATATCAAACTTATGCAAAAACCGCCAGTTCAAGCGAGAGCTGAGCGATTACCGGGAAAATTTATACCGTATCGCCTACTCATGGTGCCACAACCCGGCGCTGGCGGATGACCTGGTACAGGAAACCATGTCCAAGGCACTGAAGAACAGTGGCCAGCTACGTGACCCGAAAACATTGCGCGCCTGGCTGTACCGGATTCTGAGCAATTGCTGGCGGGACCATTTCCGCCGCAGTCGCGACACGGTGGATATCGATGACGTGATCCTGATCGAAAAGGACACGCCCGAGCTTTGTCACGATAGACAGATGATCATCAATAGCGTGCGACGTGCCATCGAGCACCTGCCTATGGGGCAGCGCCAGGTGATCTCGCTGGTCGATCTCGAGGGTTGCACTTATATTGAAGTTGCCGGAATCCTTGATGTACCAATCGGTACCGTGATGAGCCGTTTATCACGCGCCCGCAAGGCGCTCAAGGCGAAATTACTGAATGATGAAATACGGCAGGACCCGGACAATGTCTGCCACATTGGGACAGTGAAATGA
- the groL gene encoding chaperonin GroEL (60 kDa chaperone family; promotes refolding of misfolded polypeptides especially under stressful conditions; forms two stacked rings of heptamers to form a barrel-shaped 14mer; ends can be capped by GroES; misfolded proteins enter the barrel where they are refolded when GroES binds) → MTAKEVKFSDEARHRMVAGVNILADAVKVTLGPKGRNVVLDKAFGAPTVTKDGVSVAKEIELEDKFENMGAQMVKEVASQTSDIAGDGTTTATVLAQAIVREGMKAVAAGMNPMDLKRGVDKAVTVAVGHLKELSQPCADTRAIAQVGTISANSDENIGEIIAEAMEKVGKEGVITVEEGSSLENELDVVEGMQFDRGYLSPYFVTNQQNMQAELEEPFVLLFDKKISNIRDLLPILENVAKAGRPLLIISEDTEGEALATLVVNSIRGIVKVCAVKAPGFGDRRKAMLQDIAILTGGQVISEEVGMSLEKATLDDLGSAKRILVSKENTTIIDGGGSSDEIEARVNQIRAQIEEATSDYDKEKLQERVAKLAGGVAVIKVGAATEVEMKEKKARVEDALHATRAAVEEGVVAGGGVALLRARAAMDDLKGENHDQNMGIDIARRAMEEPLRQICSNAGDEASVVLNKVVQGDKQFGYNAATGEYGDMLKMGILDPTKVTRTALQNAASVAALIITTEAMVAELPKDDSAGAGMGGGMPDMGGMM, encoded by the coding sequence ATGACAGCCAAAGAAGTGAAATTCAGTGATGAAGCCCGCCACCGCATGGTGGCCGGGGTCAATATTCTGGCCGATGCCGTCAAGGTAACGCTGGGTCCCAAGGGCCGCAACGTGGTACTGGACAAGGCGTTCGGCGCCCCCACCGTCACCAAGGACGGCGTTTCCGTGGCCAAGGAAATCGAGCTGGAAGACAAGTTCGAGAACATGGGCGCGCAGATGGTGAAAGAAGTTGCCTCGCAGACGTCCGATATTGCCGGTGATGGCACCACCACCGCAACCGTGCTGGCGCAGGCCATCGTACGCGAAGGTATGAAAGCCGTCGCTGCGGGCATGAACCCGATGGATCTCAAGCGTGGTGTCGACAAGGCTGTGACTGTGGCCGTTGGTCACCTGAAAGAGTTGTCCCAGCCCTGCGCCGATACCAGGGCCATCGCCCAGGTCGGTACCATCTCCGCCAACTCTGACGAGAACATCGGCGAGATCATTGCGGAAGCCATGGAAAAGGTTGGCAAGGAAGGCGTGATCACCGTCGAGGAAGGTTCTTCGCTGGAAAATGAACTGGATGTCGTGGAAGGTATGCAGTTCGACCGCGGTTACCTGTCGCCTTACTTTGTCACCAACCAGCAGAACATGCAGGCCGAGCTGGAAGAACCCTTCGTGTTGCTGTTCGACAAGAAGATCTCCAACATCCGCGACCTGCTGCCGATACTGGAAAACGTCGCCAAGGCCGGTCGTCCGTTGCTGATTATTTCTGAAGACACCGAAGGCGAGGCACTGGCCACGCTGGTGGTCAACAGTATCCGCGGTATCGTCAAGGTCTGTGCCGTCAAGGCACCGGGCTTCGGTGACCGTCGCAAGGCCATGTTGCAGGATATCGCTATCCTTACCGGCGGCCAGGTGATTTCCGAAGAAGTCGGCATGTCACTTGAGAAAGCCACCCTGGACGACCTGGGCAGTGCCAAGCGCATCCTGGTATCCAAGGAAAACACCACCATCATCGATGGTGGCGGTAGCAGTGACGAGATCGAAGCACGCGTTAACCAGATTCGTGCCCAGATCGAGGAAGCGACTTCCGATTACGACAAGGAGAAGCTGCAGGAACGCGTTGCCAAGCTGGCTGGCGGTGTTGCCGTCATCAAGGTCGGTGCAGCTACCGAAGTCGAAATGAAGGAAAAGAAGGCCCGCGTCGAAGACGCCCTGCACGCTACCCGCGCAGCCGTCGAAGAAGGCGTGGTTGCCGGTGGCGGTGTCGCACTGCTGCGCGCCCGCGCTGCAATGGATGACCTGAAGGGTGAAAATCACGACCAGAACATGGGTATCGACATTGCCCGTCGTGCCATGGAAGAGCCGCTGCGCCAGATCTGTTCCAATGCCGGTGATGAAGCGTCCGTGGTATTGAACAAGGTCGTGCAAGGCGATAAGCAGTTCGGTTATAACGCCGCAACCGGCGAGTATGGCGACATGCTGAAGATGGGTATTCTGGATCCTACCAAGGTAACGCGTACGGCACTGCAGAACGCAGCATCCGTGGCGGCCCTGATCATCACCACCGAGGCGATGGTTGCCGAGTTGCCGAAGGATGACTCGGCAGGTGCCGGAATGGGTGGCGGTATGCCGGACATGGGCGGCATGATGTAA
- the groES gene encoding co-chaperone GroES translates to MNLRPLHDRVIVKRMEEERTSPGGIVIPDSAAEKPSRGEVIAAGNGKRNDSGEIIPMDVKVGDTVLFGKYSGTEVKVEGDDLLVMREEDIMAVIES, encoded by the coding sequence ATGAACCTTCGTCCACTTCACGATCGTGTGATCGTAAAACGCATGGAAGAGGAACGTACCTCCCCGGGCGGTATTGTAATCCCGGACTCGGCAGCCGAAAAACCCAGCCGTGGCGAAGTTATCGCTGCCGGCAATGGCAAGCGTAACGACAGTGGTGAAATCATTCCCATGGACGTCAAGGTCGGCGACACGGTGTTGTTTGGCAAGTATTCCGGCACCGAGGTCAAGGTTGAAGGCGACGATCTGCTGGTCATGCGTGAAGAAGACATCATGGCCGTTATCGAGTCCTGA
- a CDS encoding FxsA family protein has product MTGIFQLTRPVAGLLVAAPMAGYGAGMNPVGILFLLFLLVPMVEIYFLIKVGNIIGAIPTIGLVVFTALLGALLLRVQGWMTLQRARLSMAQGQLPATEMMEGVLLVFAGALLLTPGFVTDSIGFLLLVPPVRKALVRGFISRTSVPFEPPRGGGKPHEHEPRTLEGEYRREDD; this is encoded by the coding sequence ATGACAGGAATATTTCAGTTAACCCGACCCGTTGCCGGGTTACTTGTCGCCGCTCCAATGGCCGGGTATGGTGCCGGCATGAACCCCGTTGGCATCCTGTTTCTGCTGTTTCTGCTTGTTCCCATGGTGGAGATCTATTTCCTGATCAAGGTCGGGAACATCATCGGCGCCATTCCCACCATTGGGCTGGTGGTGTTCACCGCGTTGCTGGGCGCCTTGTTGCTGCGCGTTCAAGGCTGGATGACCCTGCAGCGTGCCCGCCTGAGTATGGCGCAGGGGCAGCTTCCCGCGACCGAGATGATGGAAGGGGTGCTGCTGGTATTCGCCGGTGCACTGCTGCTGACGCCGGGCTTTGTAACTGATTCCATTGGGTTTTTACTGCTGGTTCCGCCTGTCCGTAAGGCGCTGGTTCGCGGATTCATCAGTCGCACCTCGGTGCCGTTTGAGCCGCCCCGAGGGGGCGGTAAACCGCATGAACATGAGCCGCGCACCCTCGAGGGCGAGTACCGCCGCGAAGACGATTAA
- the cutA gene encoding divalent-cation tolerance protein CutA, with the protein MPRFARNDVFAMTSPDEIQLVFCTVPDADTGRRIASALVEYQLAACVNLLPAIESIYRWEGEVTSSAEVLLMIKARAADYPLLETRIRALHPYELPEIIAVPLTAGLPAYLDWVRNPDEAK; encoded by the coding sequence TTGCCGCGCTTTGCTCGCAATGACGTGTTCGCCATGACTTCGCCGGATGAAATCCAGCTGGTGTTCTGCACCGTGCCTGACGCCGACACGGGGCGTCGTATCGCCTCTGCGCTGGTGGAATACCAACTGGCGGCCTGCGTCAATCTGTTACCCGCTATTGAATCGATCTACCGCTGGGAAGGTGAAGTAACGTCGAGTGCCGAAGTTTTGCTCATGATCAAGGCCCGTGCGGCCGACTATCCCTTGCTGGAAACGCGAATTCGGGCACTGCATCCCTACGAACTTCCTGAAATCATTGCAGTCCCATTAACTGCCGGCTTGCCGGCGTACCTGGACTGGGTACGAAACCCTGACGAGGCAAAATGA
- a CDS encoding protein-disulfide reductase DsbD: MKNWLPLMLAGWMSVAHAGLFGDDELLPPDEAFAFKASVDANGHIQADWKIADGYYLYKDKFKFSAGDGKAVLEPADFPAAKIKKDPVFGTVETYRKKVRIDIPVTRQAGAGNQLDFTATYQGCADMGVCYPPQTRTVSLLLPDAAAAQTSSTGSALGALNALGTDLGFDDESALLPPDEAFRVDVLVKDADHIAASWVIAEGYYLYRDKFEFALEPAKGVSLLPVQMPEGELKQDEFFGEIQVYHEVVDVPLALRREAGPATPVTLVVKYQGCAEAGVCYQPMSKHIELMLPPADGSSAAATAPADNKPAGKPATTSLSEQDAIARRLADGDMIATLLAFFGFGLLLSLTPCVFPMIPILSSIIVGQGSSITVRKSFVLSLVYVLAMAATYTVAGVVAGLFGENLQAAFQNTWILVAFATVFVLLSFSMFGFYELQMPSFIQHKLSSVSNRQQGGSLVGVAIMGFLSALIVGPCVAAPLAGALIYIGQTGDAVLGGLALFTLSMGMGAPLIAIGIGAGKLLPKAGAWMDRVKAVFGVLMLAVAIWLLERILPPSLTLALWSALLIVSAVYLHAADGLPVEATGWSRLWKGVGLLSLAYGVLLLVGAASGGSDPLRPLAGIGSGGGNQAIAVQAHEISFKQIHSLADLQRELDAAARAGKPVMVDFYADWCVSCKEMEKYTFGNARVQQALESFVLLQADVTENNDDDKALLKRFGLFGPPGILFFDAKGQERKDLSVVGFKKPDEFLEVIRKVQKP, from the coding sequence ATGAAAAACTGGTTACCCCTGATGCTCGCCGGCTGGATGTCGGTCGCCCACGCCGGTCTCTTCGGTGACGACGAATTACTCCCTCCCGACGAGGCATTTGCCTTCAAGGCTTCGGTTGACGCCAACGGTCACATACAGGCTGACTGGAAAATCGCTGACGGATACTACCTCTATAAAGACAAGTTCAAATTCAGCGCCGGTGACGGGAAGGCGGTACTGGAGCCGGCAGACTTTCCCGCCGCCAAAATAAAGAAGGACCCGGTCTTCGGCACGGTCGAAACCTACCGCAAAAAGGTCCGCATCGACATTCCCGTTACACGCCAGGCCGGCGCAGGCAATCAGCTGGATTTTACGGCCACCTACCAGGGCTGCGCGGATATGGGTGTCTGCTATCCACCACAGACCCGAACAGTATCTCTGCTACTGCCCGACGCAGCGGCCGCCCAAACGTCCAGCACCGGTTCAGCGCTTGGCGCACTGAATGCACTCGGCACCGATCTCGGTTTTGATGACGAGAGTGCGCTACTGCCGCCAGACGAAGCATTCCGTGTCGACGTACTGGTCAAGGATGCAGACCACATAGCCGCCAGCTGGGTGATCGCGGAAGGCTATTACCTGTACCGGGACAAGTTCGAATTCGCACTTGAACCTGCAAAAGGCGTTTCACTCCTCCCCGTACAGATGCCCGAGGGCGAACTGAAACAGGACGAATTCTTCGGCGAAATACAGGTGTATCACGAAGTGGTGGATGTACCTCTGGCCCTGCGACGCGAAGCCGGTCCCGCCACACCGGTCACCCTGGTAGTGAAATACCAGGGTTGTGCAGAAGCGGGTGTCTGCTACCAGCCGATGAGTAAACATATCGAGCTGATGCTGCCACCTGCCGACGGCAGCAGTGCCGCCGCAACCGCGCCAGCTGACAACAAACCTGCCGGCAAGCCAGCAACCACCTCTCTCAGCGAGCAGGACGCCATTGCACGACGCCTGGCTGACGGCGACATGATCGCAACGCTGCTGGCATTTTTTGGCTTCGGGCTGTTGCTGTCATTAACACCCTGCGTGTTCCCGATGATCCCCATACTGTCTTCGATCATAGTCGGCCAGGGTTCATCGATTACCGTTCGCAAGAGCTTCGTCCTGTCGCTGGTGTACGTGCTGGCCATGGCGGCCACCTATACCGTGGCGGGTGTGGTTGCAGGCCTGTTCGGCGAGAACCTGCAGGCCGCCTTCCAGAACACCTGGATACTGGTAGCTTTTGCGACTGTGTTTGTACTGCTGTCATTCTCCATGTTCGGTTTTTATGAACTACAGATGCCGTCATTCATTCAGCACAAGCTTTCCAGCGTCAGCAACCGTCAGCAGGGCGGCAGCCTTGTTGGTGTCGCTATTATGGGTTTCCTGTCGGCACTTATTGTCGGCCCCTGCGTGGCTGCACCCCTGGCCGGCGCACTGATCTACATTGGCCAGACTGGCGACGCCGTACTTGGCGGGCTGGCATTGTTTACCCTCAGCATGGGCATGGGCGCACCGTTGATCGCCATCGGCATCGGCGCCGGTAAATTACTGCCCAAAGCCGGCGCCTGGATGGATCGGGTCAAGGCTGTATTCGGTGTACTGATGCTGGCCGTCGCGATCTGGCTGCTGGAGCGCATACTGCCGCCGTCACTGACGCTGGCCTTGTGGTCCGCGTTATTGATTGTTTCCGCGGTTTACCTGCACGCTGCGGATGGTCTCCCGGTTGAAGCCACCGGCTGGTCACGCCTGTGGAAAGGTGTTGGTCTCCTGTCACTGGCCTATGGCGTACTGTTACTGGTCGGCGCCGCCAGCGGCGGTAGTGATCCACTGCGCCCGCTGGCGGGTATCGGCAGTGGTGGCGGCAACCAGGCTATTGCCGTACAGGCCCACGAGATTTCCTTCAAACAAATTCACTCGCTCGCGGACCTGCAGCGTGAACTCGATGCGGCGGCACGCGCCGGCAAACCGGTCATGGTCGACTTCTATGCCGACTGGTGTGTCAGTTGCAAGGAAATGGAAAAATACACCTTCGGCAATGCCCGTGTGCAGCAGGCGCTGGAAAGCTTTGTTTTGCTGCAGGCGGACGTGACCGAGAACAACGACGACGACAAGGCACTGCTGAAACGCTTCGGACTGTTCGGGCCACCGGGCATTCTGTTCTTTGATGCGAAAGGACAGGAAAGGAAAGACTTGAGCGTGGTGGGCTTCAAGAAACCGGATGAATTTCTTGAGGTCATCAGGAAAGTTCAAAAACCCTGA